A window of Halopseudomonas sabulinigri genomic DNA:
CACGCGCTGGATGCGCTGGATGTGGAAGCTACCAAGGCGCTGATCGCCAAGACCGAGTCGCAACTGGTCATCAATGTTGGATCCGCTTTTATCAATATGTCGGTACTGCAGGCGTGCATCGAAACCGGTGCTGCCTACCTGGATACCGCCATCCACGAAGACCCGGCCAAGATCTGCGAAACCCCGCCGTGGTATGCCAACTATGAGTGGAAACGCCGTGAGCTTTGTGAGCAGAATGGCATTACTGCGATTCTGGGCGTCGGCTTTGATCCGGGCGTGGTCAACGCCTATGCCAGCGTCGCCTACAATGAATACTTCGACAGCGTCGACTCGATCGACATCATTGATATCAACGCCGGCAGCCACGGCAAGTACTTTGCGACCAACTTCGATCCGGAAATCAATTTCCGTGAGTTCACCGGTCAGGTCTGGTCCTGGCAGAACAGCCAGTGGACCAGCAACCAGATGTTCGAGGTCAAGCGTACCGATGATCTGCCGGTAGTTGGCTCGCAGACCAGCTACATGACCGGTCACGATGAAGTGCACTCGCTGTCGCAAACCCTGAAGGTGCCGAATGTGCGTTTCTGGATGGGTTTTGGCGAGCACTACATCAATGTGTTTACCGTGCTGAAGAACCTGGGGCTGCTGTCCGAACAGCCGGTCACCACCGCTGAAGGTCTGGAAGTGGTGCCCCTCAAGGTGGTCAAGGCCGTACTGCCTGATCCGTCTTCGTTGGCGCCGGATTACAGCGGCAAAACCTGCATCGGTGATGTGGTCAAGGGCAAGAAGGACGGCAAGGACAAGGAAGTGTTCATCTACAACGTGGCCGATCACGCTGAAGCCTATGCCGAAGTGGGCAGTCAGGGTATCTCCTACACCGCGGGCGTACCGCCAGTCGCGGCGGCCATCCTGATCGCCAATGGCGCCTGGGACGTGCAGAAGATGGTTAACGTGGAAGAGCTGGACGCCAAGCCGTTCATCAACCTGCTGAACGAAATGGGTCTGCCGACCCGCGTCAAGGATGAGCAGGGCGACCGCGCACTGAGCTTCTGACAGCGGATTCCAAGTGCGGTTTGCGTTAATAAAAAGGCCAGCTTCTCAGCTGGCCTTTTTAGTTTCGCACTTCAGGGCGCGTCTGTTGGTTGCCCCCAGGGCGCCAGCAGTACTTCCAGCAGCGTACCGTCGGCGTCTTTGGCGAAGCCGACCAGCTCGCCTTCGCGCCCGGCATCCTCGGATACGTCGGGCTCTTGCAGCACGCGCTCGCCGGCCGTATCGATAGTCTCGATGAATGCCTCCGGTGACGCAGTCGCGATCTCCAGTTTGACCGGGTTGTCGGTGTAATTGCGCGGCGTGCCATTGGTCCAGTTCATCAATACCAGTGCCGAACCGCCGTAACCCTGCAGGATGTACTCGTTGTACTGGCCGGGAATGGGCAGAAACAGCGACACCTTGAAGCCCAGGGTATCGGCATAGAACGCTTTGGCGGCCGCGAGGTCACTGACGCCGATACCGAAGGCACCGAAGTAGGACTCGCTAGCGGCGCTATCGCCGACGATCTCGACCAGGTTGTTGTCCAGATCACGAGCGAAACCGACTATCGCATTACCCAGTGCAGGGCCCTGGTCTACAGGCTCGACCAGCACCACGCCGCCGGCATCGCGAATGTCCTGGGCGAAAACGTTGGCGTCTTTGGCGTAAAACACCAGCTTGCCCGGATTCTGGCGATAGTTGCGGGTAACCTCGTCGGTAAAGCCCATGAGGATTACCTGCGAGCCACGGCCGTCGGCAGATTCCAGCACGACTTCTTCGCGGTTGTCGCGGGTACGGCGCTCCATTTCCTGCATGCCCAGGCCGTCGGTATAGAAGGTGACAGCGGCGTCCAGGTCGGCCACGCCAATCGCGGCGCCGCTCAGATAGGCACGGATCGACTGGCGAATTTCCAGCAGGGTGCCGTCGGCATCCGAGGCGTAACCGACCAGGGCGTCGTTCAGGTCGGCGTCGGCAGAAGGCGCGGGCTCCTGGCTAACGTTCTCGCCAGCCTCGCTGATCGCATCGCGCAGTCGCTGCGGCTGCGCGGCTGCCAGCTCCAGCTTGACTGGGTTGTCGGTGTAGTTGCGCGGCGTGGCGCTGGTCCAGTGCATCAGCACCAGCGCTGAGCTACCGGGCACCGGCGAGGTGAGGATGTACTCATCGTACTGTCCGGGAATCTGCAGGAACTGGTCTTCCTCGAAACCCAGGGTCTCGACGTAAAAGTCACGCGCTGACTCCAGATCAGACACGCCAATGCCGAAAGCACTGAAGTAGGAGTCGGTGGCGTCGTCGCTGCCGGTAATCTCGATCAGGTTGTTGTCCTGATCACGGCCAAAGCCAACCACAATGCCGCCGACACTGGCCTGGGGCGCGGGCGGTACGGTGATGCGCCCGCCGGCGAGGGTAAAGCGGGTGGCAAAGGCGGCCGGATCTTTTACGTAAAACACCAGCTTGCCGGGGTTCTGCTGGGTGTTGCGGCCCACGCCATCGGTAAAGCTCATCAATACGACATTGGAGCCGCGCTTGTCGGCGGACTGCAGCACCACTTCGATGCGGTCATCGCGGATAACGCGCTTGATCTCGGTCATGCCGAGACCTTCTTTGTAGACCTTGAGGGCTGCGTCCAGGTCGGCAACACCTATAGCGGCGGCCTGCAGGTAGACGCTGTTTTCGCGGGTATCGGCGGCCGGAGGCGGCGGGGTGGTGGAATTATCCGAGTCACTGCCGTCACCGCTGCTTAAACAGCCGGACAACAGCAACACGAGCAGGCCAAGGCTGAGCCTTGAACCACGGCGGGCAACTGATTTCATCGGAGTACCTTTCTTGTCTTTATGGTCGCTGCGGTTGCAGCATATTGGCCGACCAATAATGAATGAATGTTCGTTCCATTTGCAAGTGTCCTGTCGCTGTCGCGATGGCTCGCTGGGACAGTCGCGTTCTCACTCGGTTGGTCTGCTTGCAAGCGGATGGGGTATCATCCGGCAACGCCATTTTCGGCAAACCGGCCAGCAAAGGTAGTCGCGCCATGACGTCCCCCCTGTCTGCAGTTCCCATGTCCGAGCGGTTGGCGGGTGTGGCTGATATTGAATGTGTAACCCCGGATCTGAACGGGGTGCCGCGTGGCAAGGTCATGACGGTGGAGGGTTTTCTCAGCGAGCGGCGCCTGCAGCTGGCGCGCGGCGTGCTGCTGCAGTGCATCATGGGCGGCTATCCCGAGGCCGAGTTTTATGGGCACGACGACGGCGATCTGGTGCTCTGCCCGCAAGCCGATCAGGTGCACGTGCTGCCCTGGCTGGATCAGTCCCGCGCGCTGGCGATCTGCGAGGCGGTGGAGCTGGATGGCCAGCTGTCGGGCCTGTCGACCCGCGCGTTGCTGCGCAAGGTGGTCAACCGGTACGCCGAGCGCGGCTGGCAGCCGGTAGTGGCGACCGAGCTGGAATTTTTCCTGTTTGAGCCCAACCGTGACGATACCCAGGCCTTCCAGCCGCCGGTTGGGCTCGACGGCCGCCGTGAAGTGGGGGCTGGCGCGTTCAGTGTCAGCACCAGTAATGGCCTCAAGCCGTTCTTTGACGAAATCAGCGCGGGCATGGCGGCGCTGGGTATCCCGCGTGACACCTTCATGCACGAGATGGGCGTCAGTCAGTTCGAAATCAACTTTGTGCATGGCGATCCGGTACTGATTGCCGACCAGACCTTTCTGTTCAAGCACATGCTGCACGAGGTCGCGCTCAAACACGGGTTGATCGCCGTGTGCATGGCCAAGCCGCTGGCCCGCGTGCCGGGTTGCTCGATGCACATTCATCAGAGCATTGTCGATCAGGCTAGTGGGCAAAACATCTTTACCGAGGCGACCACCCAGCAGCCGACCGCTGCCTTTAACCATTTCATCGGCGGCTTGCAGCACTGCATGGCCGAGCTGACCTTGCTGATGGCGCCTTACGTGAACTCGTACCAACGCTTTTGCCATGCTTATGCCTCACCCAACAATCTCTGCTGGTCGCACGACAATCGCGCCGCCGGCTTGCGCATTCCCGCCAGCGAGCCGATTGCGCGACGGGTTGAGAATCGCCTGCCCGGGGCCGACGCCAACCCCTATCTGGCGGTCGCCGCCTCACTGGCTGCCGGCCTTTATGGTATCGACCACGGCTGTGAACCGAGCGCGCCGGCGCAGGGCGAATTCACTGCGCCGGATGAGCTGGTTCTGCCTGGTACGCTGCATGAGGCGATCCACCGGCTGGACCGCAGCGAGATCGCGCGCGGGCTGTTTGGTGCCGAGTTCATCAACGGTTATCTGGCGACAAAACG
This region includes:
- a CDS encoding saccharopine dehydrogenase family protein, with amino-acid sequence MKKNVLIIGAGGVAQVVAHKCAQHNDVLGDIHIASRTLDKCQALVDSVREKGSLKTAGELQAHALDALDVEATKALIAKTESQLVINVGSAFINMSVLQACIETGAAYLDTAIHEDPAKICETPPWYANYEWKRRELCEQNGITAILGVGFDPGVVNAYASVAYNEYFDSVDSIDIIDINAGSHGKYFATNFDPEINFREFTGQVWSWQNSQWTSNQMFEVKRTDDLPVVGSQTSYMTGHDEVHSLSQTLKVPNVRFWMGFGEHYINVFTVLKNLGLLSEQPVTTAEGLEVVPLKVVKAVLPDPSSLAPDYSGKTCIGDVVKGKKDGKDKEVFIYNVADHAEAYAEVGSQGISYTAGVPPVAAAILIANGAWDVQKMVNVEELDAKPFINLLNEMGLPTRVKDEQGDRALSF
- a CDS encoding VOC family protein; protein product: MKSVARRGSRLSLGLLVLLLSGCLSSGDGSDSDNSTTPPPPAADTRENSVYLQAAAIGVADLDAALKVYKEGLGMTEIKRVIRDDRIEVVLQSADKRGSNVVLMSFTDGVGRNTQQNPGKLVFYVKDPAAFATRFTLAGGRITVPPAPQASVGGIVVGFGRDQDNNLIEITGSDDATDSYFSAFGIGVSDLESARDFYVETLGFEEDQFLQIPGQYDEYILTSPVPGSSALVLMHWTSATPRNYTDNPVKLELAAAQPQRLRDAISEAGENVSQEPAPSADADLNDALVGYASDADGTLLEIRQSIRAYLSGAAIGVADLDAAVTFYTDGLGMQEMERRTRDNREEVVLESADGRGSQVILMGFTDEVTRNYRQNPGKLVFYAKDANVFAQDIRDAGGVVLVEPVDQGPALGNAIVGFARDLDNNLVEIVGDSAASESYFGAFGIGVSDLAAAKAFYADTLGFKVSLFLPIPGQYNEYILQGYGGSALVLMNWTNGTPRNYTDNPVKLEIATASPEAFIETIDTAGERVLQEPDVSEDAGREGELVGFAKDADGTLLEVLLAPWGQPTDAP
- a CDS encoding glutamine synthetase family protein; translated protein: MTSPLSAVPMSERLAGVADIECVTPDLNGVPRGKVMTVEGFLSERRLQLARGVLLQCIMGGYPEAEFYGHDDGDLVLCPQADQVHVLPWLDQSRALAICEAVELDGQLSGLSTRALLRKVVNRYAERGWQPVVATELEFFLFEPNRDDTQAFQPPVGLDGRREVGAGAFSVSTSNGLKPFFDEISAGMAALGIPRDTFMHEMGVSQFEINFVHGDPVLIADQTFLFKHMLHEVALKHGLIAVCMAKPLARVPGCSMHIHQSIVDQASGQNIFTEATTQQPTAAFNHFIGGLQHCMAELTLLMAPYVNSYQRFCHAYASPNNLCWSHDNRAAGLRIPASEPIARRVENRLPGADANPYLAVAASLAAGLYGIDHGCEPSAPAQGEFTAPDELVLPGTLHEAIHRLDRSEIARGLFGAEFINGYLATKRMELESFMDEITPWERRFLGSQV